Proteins encoded together in one Cicer arietinum cultivar CDC Frontier isolate Library 1 chromosome 4, Cicar.CDCFrontier_v2.0, whole genome shotgun sequence window:
- the LOC101495861 gene encoding uncharacterized protein, giving the protein MEVQIDNDVNDDVAKIRRIQSGKMAIDAPLLADKKTKGTMFVKSVDVSAYMKIVIKIFKLLDNFVEDIGEKNIVQVVTDNESNYVLAGKLLTAKRPHLFWTPHAAHYLDLMLEDIGNIAKVKIVIPKRISLVNFIYNHALALNIMRKNTDNVELVRHGVTRFATTFLTLKRLHKQKTNRRKMFTSEEWLKSKVANDHKGNKAICIAHLTSFWNDIIYTHKVMGPLVQVLRLLDNEKKPTMRYIHATMIKAKDIQKAFNEQAN; this is encoded by the exons ATGGAAGTTCAAATTGATAATGATGTTAATGACGATGTAGCTAAAATAAGGAGAATTCAAAGTGGAAAAATGGCAATTGATGCCCCTTTACTAGCTGACAAGAAGACAAAAG GAACAATGTTTGTAAAGAGTGTTGATGTTTCTGCCTACATGAAGATTGTGATTAAGATATTTAAGCTATTGGACAATTTTGTTGAGGATATTGGTGAGAAAAATATTGTGCAGGTGGTTACTGACAAtgaaagtaattatgtattggCTGGTAAACTACTAACTGCCAAGAGACCACACTTGTTTTGGACTCCGCATGCTGCACATTATCTAGACCTAATGTTAGAAGATATTGGAAATATTGCTAAGGTTAAAATAGTTATTCCAAAAAGGATTAGTCTCGTCAACTTCATTTATAACCATGCATTGGCGTTGAACATAATGAGAAAGAACACTGACAATGTTGAGTTGGTTAGACATGGAGTCACAAGGTTTGCTACCACATTTCTTACTTTGAAAAGATTGCATAAACAAAAAACTAACCGTAGAAAGATGTTCACTTCAGAAGAATGGTTGAAGTCCAAGGTAGCTAACGATCATAAGGGAAATAAGGCAATCTGTATTGCACATTTAACATCATTTTGGAATGATATCATCTACACTCATAAGGTTATGGGACCTCTTGTACAAGTGTTAAGACTTCTTGATAATGAGAAAAAACCTACAATGAGATACATACATGCAACAATGATCAAGGCCAAGGATATTCAAAAAGCTTTCAATGAACAAGCAAACTAG